The Ahaetulla prasina isolate Xishuangbanna chromosome 3, ASM2864084v1, whole genome shotgun sequence genome window below encodes:
- the LOC131194434 gene encoding transmembrane protein 14C-like yields the protein MSVDWIGYGYAALVATGGVAGYVKAGSVPSLTAGLLCGGLAGLGAYQQSTDPKNIWLSLAASGTLTVLMGMRYYNSRKFMPAGLIAGASLLMVGKLGLQMMEKPL from the exons ATGAGTGTGGATTGGATTGGGTATGGTTATGCTGCGTTGGTTGCCACAGGTGGAGTAGCTGGCTATGTAAAAGCAG GCAGTGTCCCTTCCTTAACTGCTGGTCTCCTCTGTGGTGGGTTAGCAGGATTGGGTGCTTATCAGCAGTCAACGGATCCAAAGAATATTTGGCTTTCTCTgg ctgCATCGGGAACCCTGACTGTCCTGATGGGAATGAGATACTATAACTCTAGAAAATTTATGCCTGCAGGGTTAATTGCTGGTGCCAG TCTATTAATGGTAGGCAAACTTGGACTACAGATGATGGAAAAACCTCTTTAG